The following coding sequences lie in one Homalodisca vitripennis isolate AUS2020 chromosome X, UT_GWSS_2.1, whole genome shotgun sequence genomic window:
- the LOC124368609 gene encoding uncharacterized protein LOC124368609, with protein sequence MIFIWTSYSLRQLNYITNYRDVCLDLILSSIETSEVVHAPDVLLEEDRHHPALSFEFEVLQPSTTESQKRVLNFRRCDVDAVFNGLQVLSYPASSELADPERAFTNFSDYLASLVRVNTPLKRVGGARFPSWFSKKLKLLVIRKKQLHKVYKHTRAHIDYDNFRRTRRECRDLTHACYSEYIGKVENGIPRDIKSFWSHVGSLKSSPNVPTHMTLDKKEATDPTSKCDLFARYFSSVFSDTTVPIPRFDYGWNQTLSSCSITTLDVQQTLESLDARKSAGPDDIPPRVLKQCAPILAVHLTILFRPLLASGVFPSNLKQSYVIPIFKSRDRGNIRDYRPIVIQSALAKVFESIILNNIYSQLKSRICLEQHGFLKGRSTTTNLLMFQEYIMSAFANSSQVDCIYLDFSKAFDKINHSLLISKLEGYGIWGPLLRWMSSYLRERTLIVKYDGGLHLLMTKRNSNIPLTG encoded by the exons ATGATCTTCATATGGACATCATATAGCCTGagacagttaaattatataaccaaCTACCGAGATGTATGTCTTGATCTGATACTCTCTTCAATTGAGACATCTGAAGTTGTGCATGCGCCTGATGTACTGTTGGAGGAAGATAGACACCATCCTGCTTTGTCTTTTGAATTTGAAGTGTTGCAGCCTTCCACGACTGAAAGCCAGAAACGGGTGCTTAACTTTCGAAGGTGTGATGTCGATGCTGTTTTCAATGGGCTGCAGGTTCTAAGCTACCCTGCATCAAGTGAGTTGGCGGATCCTGAGCGGGCTTTCACAAACTTCAGCGACTACCTGGCCTCTTTAGTTAGGGTCAATACTCCACTCAAAAGAGTTGGTGGAGCTAGATTCCCCTCCTGGTTctctaaaaaattgaaactgCTGGTTATCAGGAAGAAACAGTTACATAAAGTCTACAAGCATACAAGGGCGCACATTGATTATGATAATTTTCGGAGAACTAGAAGGGAGTGCAGAGACCTCACCCACGCGTGCTATTCAGAATACATCGGTAAGGTTGAAAATGGTATTCCTAGAGATATTAAGTCCTTTTGGTCTCATGTTGGTAGCCTTAAAAGTTCTCCTAACGTTCCGACACACATGACTTTAGACAAAAAGGAAGCTACTGATCCTACTAGCAAGTGTGATTTGTTTGCTCGgtatttttcttcagtatttagtgATACTACAGTTCCTATTCCTAGATTTGATTATGGTTGGAACCAAACATTATCCAGCTGTTCAATAACAACCTTGGATGTCCAACAGACCCTCGAATCACTGGATGCCAGGAAGAGTGCTGGGCCGGATGATATACCACCACGAGTTCTAAAACAGTGTGCTCCAATACTTGCAGTTCATTTAACAATTCTCTTCAGGCCTCTACTTGCTTCTGGAGTCTTTCCATCAAACTTGAAGCAGAGCTATGTAATCCCAATATTTAAGTCTAGAGATAGAGGGAACATAAGAGACTATAGACCCATTGTGATACAGTCTGCTCTCGCTAAGGTGTTTGAAAGTATCATCTTGAACAATATATATTCTCAACTCAAGAGTCGCATCTGTTTGGAGCAACATGGCTTCTTGAAGGGCCGCTCTACCACAACCAATCTACTGATGTTTCAGGAATATATAATGTCAGCTTTTGCAAATTCCTCACAGGTAGATTGCATATATCTAGATTTTAGCAAAGCATTTGATAAGATTAATCACAGTCTACTTATATCAAAGCTTGAAGGCTATGGCATTTGGGGACCTCTGCTTCGTTGGATGAGTAGCTATTTGCGGGAACGTACTCTTATAGTCAAGTACGATGGAG GGTTACATCTCCTCATGACCAAGAGGAACTCCAACATTCCCTTGACAGGATAA